In a genomic window of Asticcacaulis sp.:
- a CDS encoding ATP-binding protein: MNAFTPDLSRKPAPLPRGASRDSIVLDYGLIAQWRLAPYALGFFGMGLPLFLWTTQVALPVWLTGLFMLLFIINWTVFMMMKSQAARRMTPVPVPDAAIRRGLIRERLWRQWLAGGLWTLTLLAISLSIGAGPHTATLLLLCAGAAVGIIFFSAPVLIFLLTLGPLAAAGPVFALYHLDSSGTLAQPMIGGMALALAMAFILNRHMQEHYLLENAQLDAALEREAARADTEALNEAGVALMETLSREVQSGLKGVEQNLLQGLTHLTRAPAPRQYVDAALAEITHLQTILVTTLDNDTAAAGQIEIDLQPLDIELLVERLMAQFADLARARGLVFTCNMQGLPAEGAVRGDEHRVEQILAHLLSNALLYTQQGRVELKLIHLPEGYLRIEVVDSGPGLSEEELALAFAPHSRILRTSSGHSGAGLGLSLSRSLSELMGGRTGAESTLDVGSKFWLDLPFDRHAKAPPRPVESETEETAPDHSLRILLIANDSLRAAQLRDVLEHQGHKCLTSTTRERALTLARKAPVDACLISTGPFEALEDAANREKLATWLENLRATQANTHLNIIALLPDGLQAEALNALGVRALLMPLNREALVRALA; encoded by the coding sequence ATGAACGCCTTCACCCCTGACCTGTCTCGCAAGCCGGCGCCGCTTCCGCGCGGCGCCTCACGCGATTCCATCGTGCTTGATTACGGCCTGATCGCGCAATGGCGGCTGGCGCCCTACGCGCTCGGCTTCTTCGGCATGGGGCTGCCGCTTTTCCTCTGGACGACCCAGGTGGCCCTGCCCGTGTGGCTGACCGGCCTCTTCATGCTCCTGTTCATCATCAACTGGACCGTCTTCATGATGATGAAAAGCCAGGCGGCCCGCCGCATGACACCTGTACCCGTGCCCGACGCAGCTATCCGCCGCGGCCTGATCCGTGAACGCCTGTGGCGGCAGTGGCTGGCGGGCGGACTATGGACCCTGACGCTTCTCGCCATATCGCTCAGCATCGGCGCCGGCCCCCATACGGCCACCCTGCTTCTGCTATGCGCCGGCGCGGCGGTCGGCATCATCTTTTTCAGCGCGCCAGTGCTGATTTTCCTGCTGACCCTGGGGCCGCTCGCGGCGGCCGGGCCGGTTTTTGCCCTGTACCATCTCGATTCCTCCGGCACACTGGCACAACCTATGATAGGCGGCATGGCCCTGGCCCTGGCCATGGCCTTTATCCTCAACCGCCACATGCAGGAACATTACCTACTGGAGAACGCCCAGCTCGATGCCGCGCTCGAACGCGAAGCGGCCCGCGCGGATACCGAAGCCCTCAATGAAGCCGGGGTGGCCCTGATGGAAACCCTGTCACGCGAAGTGCAGAGCGGCCTGAAGGGCGTCGAGCAGAACCTGCTGCAGGGACTTACCCACCTGACGCGGGCGCCGGCGCCGCGCCAGTATGTCGATGCCGCCCTCGCCGAAATTACCCATCTGCAAACCATACTCGTCACCACGCTGGATAATGACACCGCCGCCGCCGGCCAGATCGAGATTGACCTGCAACCGCTGGATATCGAATTGCTCGTAGAGCGCCTGATGGCGCAGTTCGCCGATCTGGCCCGCGCCAGGGGCCTGGTTTTCACCTGCAATATGCAGGGCCTGCCAGCGGAGGGGGCTGTCCGTGGCGATGAGCATCGCGTCGAACAGATCCTGGCGCATCTGCTGAGCAACGCCCTGCTCTATACCCAGCAGGGCCGGGTCGAACTGAAACTGATCCACCTGCCCGAAGGCTATCTGCGCATCGAGGTGGTCGATTCCGGTCCGGGGCTCAGCGAGGAAGAACTGGCCCTGGCTTTCGCGCCGCACAGCCGTATCCTGCGAACCTCCTCCGGTCATTCGGGCGCCGGCCTGGGCCTCAGCCTGTCGCGTTCCTTGAGCGAACTCATGGGCGGTCGCACCGGCGCGGAAAGCACGCTGGATGTGGGCTCGAAATTCTGGCTCGACCTGCCTTTCGACCGGCACGCCAAGGCGCCGCCGCGCCCGGTTGAGTCCGAGACGGAAGAAACCGCGCCCGACCATTCCCTGCGTATTCTGCTGATTGCCAATGACAGCCTGCGCGCGGCACAACTCCGCGATGTGCTGGAGCATCAGGGCCACAAATGCCTGACCTCGACCACGCGCGAGCGCGCCCTGACCCTGGCCCGGAAAGCGCCGGTCGATGCCTGCCTGATCAGCACCGGCCCTTTCGAGGCGCTGGAAGACGCCGCCAACCGCGAAAAGCTGGCGACCTGGCTTGAAAATTTGCGTGCCACGCAAGCCAACACCCATCTCAATATCATCGCCCTGCTGCCGGACGGCCTGCAGGCCGAAGCCCTGAACGCACTGGGCGTCCGCGCCCTGCTGATGCCGCTCAACCGGGAAGCCCTGGTCCGCGCGCTTGCCTAA
- a CDS encoding DUF2336 domain-containing protein — protein MLTQRASLSDLDIQRLVRSENADDRAVATHKICRAMERGDLSEGDRRAAQEIIRMLAQDAAELVRRALAVTLRTSELLPHDVALKLAQDVITVSVPVLTHSPLFTDEDLADIIRSGGPVRQVAIAKREALSEVVTLSLADNGVEEAVVIACANDNARFSEGGMNRVMDRFSTSEVLHSVLVNRKTLPVSISERLVNVVSAALREQLISQHAISPETAVEIVNATQERATVDMADQAGASFDPQGLAHHLMISGRLTPSLMLRALARGHIGFFEHALAELSGVPHERTWLMVHDAGALGLRAIYDRAGLPARMFQTFRMAVETFHTLQAEAGHLDPVRMQERLIERFLTQVPFAPREDLIYLYERLDRDSKGRRWHRAAESGGDGLTRTAA, from the coding sequence ATTCTCACTCAGCGCGCCAGCCTGTCCGACTTGGATATCCAGCGTCTGGTCCGCAGCGAAAATGCCGATGATCGCGCCGTTGCCACGCACAAGATCTGCCGGGCCATGGAGCGCGGCGATTTGTCGGAAGGCGACCGCCGGGCGGCGCAGGAAATTATCCGAATGCTGGCCCAGGACGCCGCCGAACTGGTGCGCCGCGCCCTGGCCGTCACCCTGCGCACGTCCGAGCTTTTGCCGCACGATGTCGCCCTGAAGCTGGCCCAGGATGTAATCACGGTCTCGGTACCGGTCCTGACCCATTCACCTCTTTTTACCGATGAAGACCTGGCCGACATCATTCGTTCGGGCGGACCGGTGCGGCAGGTCGCCATTGCCAAGCGTGAGGCGCTGTCAGAGGTTGTTACCCTGTCCCTGGCCGATAACGGCGTCGAGGAAGCCGTGGTGATCGCCTGCGCCAATGACAATGCCCGCTTTTCCGAAGGCGGCATGAACCGGGTCATGGACCGCTTCAGCACGTCGGAAGTGCTGCACAGCGTCCTGGTCAATCGCAAGACACTGCCGGTTTCCATCAGCGAACGCCTCGTCAATGTCGTCAGCGCGGCCTTGCGCGAGCAACTGATCTCGCAACATGCCATTTCGCCGGAAACGGCTGTTGAAATCGTCAACGCCACCCAGGAGCGCGCCACGGTCGATATGGCCGACCAGGCCGGCGCCAGTTTTGATCCGCAGGGACTGGCGCATCACCTGATGATCTCCGGACGCCTGACGCCGTCGCTGATGCTTCGGGCGCTGGCGCGGGGGCATATTGGTTTCTTTGAGCACGCCCTGGCCGAGCTTTCGGGCGTGCCGCATGAGCGTACCTGGCTGATGGTGCATGACGCCGGTGCGCTGGGCCTGCGCGCCATCTATGATCGCGCCGGTCTGCCGGCCCGGATGTTCCAGACCTTCCGCATGGCGGTCGAGACCTTTCATACGCTCCAGGCCGAAGCCGGTCATCTCGATCCGGTCCGGATGCAGGAGCGCCTGATCGAACGCTTCCTGACCCAGGTGCCGTTTGCGCCGCGTGAAGACCTGATCTATCTCTATGAGCGTCTTGACCGCGACAGCAAGGGACGCCGGTGGCATCGCGCGGCTGAAAGCGGCGGCGATGGGCTTACGCGCACAGCCGCCTGA
- a CDS encoding DUF2336 domain-containing protein: MPQLSVAQPEGPAPRDFRNVGLALAVRPALCEIHEAAELSPGDLIRSDEDLVVRLCRLPVDLAAPLLRASLPALTPQALLALIAASGEAHHRLIAARPGLDWKVVKALIRTNNDGVMAALIGNPALSFDEEDQLSFARRASENPDIRAAILAHEGLPVAKSQLRLSYGNGQAHGNLKLIALVRGGEAAGFVRKLARRLKLDTVGLGLVLASESAVPLALALCAAGLDRAVFLHILSVWQEAYEAAPQMTEGQKPLVLSIFSLSAAEARRRLAVLIDQAL; the protein is encoded by the coding sequence TTGCCGCAACTGAGCGTGGCGCAGCCGGAAGGGCCTGCGCCACGCGATTTTCGTAATGTCGGGCTCGCCCTGGCGGTGCGTCCCGCGCTGTGTGAAATCCACGAAGCGGCTGAGCTTTCGCCCGGCGACCTGATCCGCTCCGACGAGGACCTGGTGGTGCGCCTGTGCCGGCTGCCGGTCGATCTGGCGGCGCCTTTACTCCGCGCCTCGCTGCCGGCCTTGACGCCTCAGGCGCTTCTGGCCCTGATTGCGGCGAGCGGAGAGGCGCATCATCGCCTGATCGCGGCGCGGCCTGGCCTTGACTGGAAGGTGGTCAAGGCTCTGATCCGCACGAACAATGACGGGGTAATGGCTGCGCTTATCGGTAATCCGGCCCTGTCATTCGATGAGGAAGACCAGCTTTCCTTTGCGCGCCGCGCGTCTGAAAATCCCGATATCCGCGCCGCCATCCTGGCGCATGAGGGCCTGCCCGTCGCCAAATCGCAGTTACGCCTAAGCTATGGCAACGGGCAGGCGCACGGAAATCTCAAGCTGATCGCCCTGGTGCGTGGCGGTGAAGCGGCGGGCTTCGTGCGCAAACTGGCCCGGCGGCTTAAGCTCGACACGGTTGGCCTGGGCCTGGTTCTGGCGTCGGAATCGGCCGTGCCGCTGGCCCTGGCCCTTTGCGCCGCCGGTCTTGATCGCGCCGTATTTCTGCATATTCTCTCAGTCTGGCAGGAAGCTTATGAGGCGGCGCCGCAAATGACCGAGGGGCAAAAGCCCTTGGTCCTGTCTATTTTCAGCCTGTCCGCCGCCGAGGCGCGTCGCAGGTTAGCCGTACTGATCGATCAGGCGCTCTGA